The Methanosphaera stadtmanae DSM 3091 genome includes a window with the following:
- a CDS encoding PRC-barrel domain-containing protein, translated as MRLLNDLIGKEVLDHTALVIGKVKDVEIDTSSNKIESVIISKGGIGESIGISKAESLVPFEMINRIGDKVILKKAINEAEQLVEELENEI; from the coding sequence ATGCGTTTATTAAATGATTTAATTGGAAAAGAAGTTTTAGACCATACAGCATTAGTTATTGGAAAAGTTAAAGATGTGGAAATAGATACCTCATCAAATAAAATTGAATCTGTTATCATATCAAAAGGTGGAATTGGTGAAAGTATTGGAATTTCTAAAGCTGAAAGTTTAGTTCCTTTTGAAATGATAAACCGTATTGGTGATAAAGTAATTCTTAAAAAAGCAATAAATGAAGCAGAACAACTTGTTGAAGAATTAGAAAATGAAATATAA
- the tfrB gene encoding fumarate reductase (CoM/CoB) subunit TfrB: MITVNIKRYNPETNKQYMESYEIEHTDKMKVLDALQQINDKYDAKIAYRYSCRAGQCGSCAIKINGQAKLACKAEINDNDTLEPLDFKVIKDLIVDRSPLNKKVNDLNLYMASESNEKLLEPEIIKPETYAQTEALRGCIDCYSCISMCPVIKKSTEFIGPYFMRAFSDLSFDPREDTSKSEDAIDSGLYSCTSCGQCSKTCPKEIDIYGKGIEKLRATAFARKEGPLEAHKQIRESVINTGRTVQPMEDSKYPEGFIKAYNQTHTFEEKPKIAFFTGCMIDNRLPWIAEYLINILSKLGYEVDIPEQQVCCGSPLFRTGQVDVIPSLIKKNYETFKDYDIVLTVCAGCGSTLKNNYPEYDAKLNVMDITEFLQDKLKTEDMNKLDLKVTYHDPCHLVRGQGISKQPRKILNNINGVEFIEMEKPDQCCGAGGGVKSGKPELAKSLADSKVDMIDELDVDYVVTICPFCEFNIQDSLTNKNSKTEVINLMELLNKAYE; encoded by the coding sequence ATGATTACTGTTAACATAAAAAGATATAATCCAGAAACTAATAAACAATACATGGAATCATATGAAATTGAACATACAGATAAAATGAAAGTTTTAGATGCTCTTCAACAAATTAATGATAAATATGATGCTAAAATAGCATATAGATATTCATGTAGAGCTGGTCAATGTGGTTCATGTGCAATTAAAATAAATGGACAGGCAAAATTAGCATGTAAAGCTGAAATTAATGATAATGATACATTAGAACCATTAGATTTTAAGGTAATTAAGGATCTAATAGTTGACCGTAGTCCATTAAATAAAAAAGTAAATGATTTAAATCTTTACATGGCATCAGAATCTAATGAAAAACTATTAGAACCTGAAATTATAAAACCTGAAACATATGCTCAAACTGAAGCATTACGTGGTTGTATTGATTGTTATTCCTGTATATCAATGTGTCCTGTAATTAAAAAATCAACTGAATTTATTGGACCTTATTTTATGAGAGCATTTTCTGATTTATCATTTGATCCTAGAGAAGACACATCAAAAAGTGAGGATGCTATTGATTCTGGTTTATATTCTTGTACTTCTTGTGGACAATGTTCAAAAACATGTCCTAAAGAGATTGATATCTATGGAAAAGGTATTGAAAAACTTAGGGCAACTGCATTTGCAAGAAAAGAAGGTCCTCTTGAAGCACATAAACAAATACGTGAATCTGTAATAAATACTGGTAGAACTGTTCAACCAATGGAAGATAGTAAATATCCTGAAGGATTCATAAAAGCATATAATCAAACACATACATTTGAAGAAAAACCTAAAATTGCCTTCTTCACAGGTTGTATGATAGATAATAGATTACCATGGATTGCCGAATATTTAATTAATATTCTCTCAAAACTTGGATATGAAGTAGATATCCCTGAACAACAAGTCTGCTGTGGTTCACCACTATTTAGAACTGGACAGGTAGATGTTATTCCATCATTAATTAAAAAGAATTATGAAACATTCAAGGATTATGATATAGTATTAACAGTATGTGCAGGTTGTGGTTCAACACTTAAAAATAATTATCCAGAATATGATGCAAAACTAAATGTAATGGATATAACAGAATTCCTACAGGATAAACTTAAAACTGAGGATATGAATAAATTAGATTTAAAAGTAACATATCATGATCCATGTCATCTTGTACGTGGACAAGGAATTAGTAAACAACCAAGGAAAATATTAAATAATATTAATGGTGTTGAATTTATTGAAATGGAAAAACCTGACCAATGTTGTGGTGCTGGTGGAGGAGTAAAATCTGGAAAACCAGAATTGGCTAAATCTCTAGCAGATAGTAAAGTAGACATGATTGATGAGTTAGATGTTGATTATGTTGTAACAATATGTCCATTCTGTGAATTTAATATACAAGATTCATTAACTAATAAAAATTCAAAAACAGAAGTAATTAACCTTATGGAACTTTTAAATAAGGCATATGAATAA
- a CDS encoding indolepyruvate oxidoreductase subunit beta, with translation MTYNMYICGIGGQGIIKTSIVIGETALKENMNVVMSEIHGMSQRGGVVSTELKIGEDKSPIIQNGCSDLLLAFEPVEAIRALEKTSKDTSVIVNTSPVLPSTINQQDVNYPNIDDILSELDSKVAEVYSFDANKIALNAGHPLSMNMAMVGASTAISSFPLDKDDVITTMKDNLPPKSIDINLKAFEDGYNCCK, from the coding sequence ATGACATATAATATGTATATTTGTGGTATAGGTGGACAGGGAATTATTAAAACATCTATAGTAATTGGAGAAACTGCACTAAAAGAAAATATGAATGTAGTAATGAGTGAAATACATGGAATGTCTCAAAGAGGTGGAGTCGTATCAACAGAACTTAAAATAGGTGAAGATAAAAGTCCCATAATTCAAAATGGTTGTTCAGATTTATTACTAGCATTTGAACCAGTAGAAGCAATAAGAGCTCTTGAAAAAACTAGTAAAGACACATCAGTTATTGTTAATACATCACCAGTACTCCCATCCACAATAAATCAACAAGATGTGAATTATCCAAATATTGATGATATTTTATCTGAACTTGATTCAAAAGTAGCTGAAGTATATAGTTTTGATGCTAATAAAATTGCATTAAATGCAGGACATCCATTATCTATGAATATGGCAATGGTTGGAGCATCTACAGCAATATCATCATTTCCATTAGATAAAGATGATGTAATAACAACAATGAAAGATAATCTTCCACCAAAGTCTATTGATATAAATCTCAAAGCATTTGAGGATGGATATAATTGTTGTAAATAA
- a CDS encoding type II toxin-antitoxin system VapC family toxin, which yields MKIYVLDASGLINGFCSNDSLNLMTSSTVSEIKDINTEILLNNYISEGKIRIETVVYDDDEDIKEVLLSSGDLMRLSDTDKDIIALSLKYKKMGHDVITVTDDYSMQNALKLLNLKFMSVRTKGIKKTIKWKRICKGCRKEYSSDSTEEVCDICGSPIIRKRLNARSNH from the coding sequence ATGAAAATATATGTTTTAGATGCATCTGGATTAATTAATGGATTTTGTTCAAACGATTCATTAAATCTTATGACATCATCCACAGTTTCTGAAATTAAAGATATTAATACGGAAATTTTATTAAACAACTATATTTCTGAAGGAAAAATAAGAATTGAAACTGTAGTATACGATGATGATGAAGATATAAAAGAAGTGTTATTATCTAGTGGGGATTTAATGAGATTATCTGATACTGATAAGGATATAATTGCATTATCATTAAAATATAAGAAAATGGGTCATGATGTAATCACTGTAACTGATGATTATTCAATGCAAAATGCCTTAAAATTATTAAATCTTAAATTCATGTCTGTAAGAACTAAAGGAATTAAGAAAACAATAAAATGGAAACGAATATGTAAAGGTTGTAGAAAAGAATACTCTTCTGATAGTACTGAAGAGGTATGTGATATTTGTGGTTCACCTATTATTAGAAAAAGACTGAATGCTAGAAGTAACCATTAA
- a CDS encoding PRC-barrel domain-containing protein, whose translation MNSKEIIGMKIIDKNAKDVAKIAEISFDTKTYGITKIIASTGNPISKKFYEIDPKNILALGDYLLIDTTVEELSQNKLDKIPESTGTNIKINESVGKTVIDADGNVAGKIANIDINFDNLEVENVTLAKSSSFGKPKDIYTLSKEDIERFGDYVITNKKIPNSEKVDEESEKTEEKTVDIE comes from the coding sequence ATGAATTCAAAAGAAATTATTGGAATGAAAATAATAGATAAAAATGCAAAAGATGTTGCAAAAATAGCAGAAATTAGTTTTGACACAAAAACATATGGAATAACAAAAATAATTGCTTCAACTGGAAATCCTATAAGTAAAAAATTTTATGAAATAGATCCTAAAAATATACTTGCATTAGGAGATTATTTATTAATTGACACAACTGTTGAAGAATTATCTCAAAATAAATTAGATAAAATACCTGAATCTACAGGAACAAACATAAAAATTAATGAAAGTGTTGGAAAAACTGTAATTGATGCTGATGGAAATGTTGCTGGTAAAATAGCTAATATTGATATTAACTTTGATAATCTTGAAGTTGAAAATGTAACTCTTGCAAAATCTTCATCATTTGGAAAACCAAAGGATATCTACACATTATCTAAAGAGGATATTGAAAGATTTGGAGATTATGTTATTACTAATAAAAAAATTCCAAATTCAGAAAAAGTAGATGAAGAATCTGAAAAAACAGAAGAAAAAACCGTGGATATTGAATAA
- the pyrE gene encoding orotate phosphoribosyltransferase, whose amino-acid sequence MTDYKNKLINLLKENNVIKFGKFTLSSGRESDYYVDMKKAITEPEILDCVAHLITNEIEHDNIDKIAGPALGAVPIATATSLISKKPMLMIRKAKKTYGTSKQIEGELLENDDVVIVEDVTTTGGSLLKAINVIEDNGGNIVKAFVIVDREEGAQETFKENNIEFTPLLTISEFKKYL is encoded by the coding sequence ATGACAGACTATAAAAATAAATTAATAAACTTATTAAAAGAAAATAATGTAATTAAATTTGGAAAATTCACATTATCTTCAGGACGTGAAAGTGACTACTATGTTGATATGAAAAAAGCAATAACTGAACCTGAAATACTAGATTGTGTAGCTCATCTTATAACCAATGAAATAGAACATGATAATATTGATAAAATAGCAGGACCTGCATTAGGAGCAGTTCCTATTGCTACAGCAACATCATTAATATCAAAAAAACCAATGTTAATGATTAGAAAAGCTAAAAAAACATATGGTACAAGTAAACAAATTGAAGGTGAATTACTTGAAAATGATGATGTTGTAATAGTTGAAGATGTTACAACAACTGGTGGTTCTTTATTAAAAGCCATAAATGTTATTGAAGATAATGGTGGAAATATAGTTAAAGCATTTGTAATTGTAGATAGAGAAGAAGGTGCTCAAGAAACATTTAAAGAAAATAACATTGAATTCACACCACTTTTAACTATTAGTGAATTTAAAAAATATTTATAA
- a CDS encoding amino acid-binding protein, whose amino-acid sequence MDDIYVDQLSIFLENKEGRMLNTLDIIENLGVNIRALSIADTSEFGILRLIVTKPHEVKEELEKRNYIVKITKVLAVSISDEPGGLNTILRILDKNSINLEYLYAFVEQKTYHAIVILKLEDMTEGLKILKEGNANIISPEEIYSI is encoded by the coding sequence ATGGATGATATATATGTTGATCAGTTATCAATATTTTTAGAAAATAAGGAAGGTAGAATGCTTAATACTTTGGATATTATTGAAAATCTAGGTGTTAATATAAGAGCATTATCTATTGCTGATACTTCAGAATTTGGAATATTAAGATTAATAGTTACAAAACCTCATGAAGTTAAAGAAGAACTAGAAAAAAGAAATTACATTGTTAAAATAACTAAAGTACTTGCTGTTTCTATTAGTGATGAACCAGGAGGACTAAATACTATACTTAGAATTTTAGATAAAAATAGTATTAATCTAGAATATTTATATGCTTTTGTTGAACAGAAAACATATCATGCAATAGTTATATTAAAATTAGAAGATATGACTGAAGGTTTAAAAATATTAAAAGAAGGAAATGCAAATATTATTTCTCCAGAAGAAATATATTCAATATAA
- a CDS encoding phenylacetate--CoA ligase family protein, with product MIWDEKIECMSKEDMEELQLKRLQDVVTTAYNKVPYYHKRYTEKEIYPEDIETLADIEKLPFTTKTDLRESYPFGLFAVEQKDIIEIHTSSGTTGKPTVSGYTKEDLDIWGEVIARGLTMMGVDENDIIQNTHGYGLFTGGFGVHYGGQKVGATVVPISTGQTLRQIEIMKDFKTSVLIFTPSYGLHIAEELDEMGIKPSDLNLKVIGFGSESWTDAMRKQIEDKFQIPAYNIYGLTEVMGPGVAMECSQQDGLHLSEDHFYPEIIDPRTLKQVPENTQGELVLTTLTRVGMPLIRFRTRDVTKIHHEKCGCGRTLVKMDRITGRTDDMLKIKGVSVFPSQIEKALLSIDGVEPHYQIILTRPDVLDKIEVKVEASPEIFFDNVKELVGIRDKLAQAIHDEIGLRVNVTLVEPKTIDRVDSGKAVRVIDNRNK from the coding sequence ATGATATGGGATGAAAAGATTGAATGTATGTCTAAAGAGGACATGGAAGAATTACAACTAAAACGTTTACAAGATGTTGTTACAACAGCATATAATAAAGTACCATATTATCATAAAAGATATACCGAGAAAGAAATATACCCTGAAGATATAGAAACTCTTGCAGATATTGAAAAATTACCATTTACTACAAAAACTGATTTAAGAGAATCATATCCCTTTGGTTTATTTGCAGTAGAACAAAAAGATATTATTGAAATCCACACATCTAGTGGAACAACAGGAAAACCTACAGTATCTGGTTATACTAAAGAAGATTTAGATATATGGGGAGAAGTTATAGCTAGGGGATTAACAATGATGGGTGTTGATGAAAATGATATAATTCAAAATACTCATGGTTATGGATTATTCACTGGTGGTTTTGGTGTTCATTATGGTGGACAGAAAGTAGGTGCAACTGTAGTACCTATATCTACAGGTCAAACATTAAGACAAATTGAAATAATGAAAGATTTCAAGACAAGTGTTTTAATATTCACACCTTCATATGGACTACATATAGCTGAAGAACTTGATGAAATGGGAATTAAACCATCAGATTTAAATCTTAAAGTTATAGGATTTGGTTCAGAAAGTTGGACTGATGCAATGAGAAAACAAATAGAGGATAAATTCCAAATACCTGCATATAACATCTATGGACTAACAGAAGTAATGGGTCCTGGTGTAGCAATGGAATGTAGTCAACAAGATGGACTTCATCTATCAGAAGATCATTTTTATCCAGAAATTATAGATCCACGAACATTAAAACAAGTCCCTGAAAATACACAGGGAGAATTAGTACTTACAACACTAACAAGAGTAGGTATGCCATTAATTAGATTCCGTACAAGGGATGTTACAAAGATACACCATGAAAAATGTGGGTGTGGAAGAACACTTGTTAAAATGGATAGAATTACTGGAAGAACAGATGATATGCTTAAAATTAAAGGAGTTAGTGTTTTCCCATCACAAATTGAAAAAGCATTATTATCAATTGATGGTGTTGAACCACATTACCAGATTATACTTACAAGACCAGATGTTCTTGATAAAATAGAAGTTAAAGTAGAAGCTTCACCAGAAATATTCTTTGATAATGTAAAGGAATTGGTGGGAATACGTGATAAGTTAGCTCAAGCAATACATGATGAAATAGGCCTAAGAGTTAATGTAACACTTGTTGAACCAAAAACTATTGACAGAGTAGATTCTGGAAAAGCTGTACGTGTAATTGATAATAGAAATAAATAG
- a CDS encoding Ig-like domain repeat protein: MVIITLLIGSVAAADTTSNTTTFNKQTSSISSTTTPEVQKTQATTHKSIENSTQATQNTQIKTENTKIQTVTNANKVTTNNKVENTSITKTNKSLKSSSAKTATKTSVTSIRGNKGAKITIKATVTTNNDLKVVSGKTAFKINGKTIGQSTVKNGVTTLPYTIPTSWADETYKITVVYGGNNQYASSTGTGTLGLDKTVPTKTQVTPIKGKPGQKINIQATVTTQKGAKVTSGKTAFKINGKTIGQSTVKNGVTTLPYTIPTSWKDTTYTITVVYGGYNQYISSTSTGKLTLEKSTSTKVLVTSINGVAGQKINIQATVTTQNGVKVTSGKTAFKINGKTIGQSTVKNGVTTLPYTIPTSWKDTTYTITVVYGGNSQYLSSQSTGKLTLKNTPTKVQVSPITADRGDKVTIQATVTTQNGVKVTSGKIAFKINGKTIGYGTVANGVAKLSYTIPNWTYKTYTITAVYGGYNQYKSSEGTSTLKVVKKSDIPSGFEAYLKATKNCEVTNSKIKNLAAKFNSYTSTLTKAKAIFNQLNKITSYSGYYNTRYGAVGTLNRGYGNCVDMAHLLNAVARASGIPARYCHATCYFRSGLVTGHVWSELYVDGKWYKCDLTSNSNSFGSIVNWNSCGSITRYISLPF; this comes from the coding sequence GTGGTGATAATTACACTACTAATAGGATCAGTTGCAGCTGCAGATACTACTTCAAACACTACAACATTTAATAAACAGACAAGTAGTATTTCTAGCACAACTACCCCTGAAGTTCAAAAAACACAAGCAACAACACACAAATCAATAGAAAACTCAACACAAGCAACACAAAACACCCAAATTAAAACAGAAAACACAAAAATACAAACTGTAACTAATGCAAATAAAGTTACAACAAACAATAAAGTAGAAAATACAAGTATAACAAAAACAAATAAAAGTTTGAAAAGTAGTAGTGCTAAAACTGCAACAAAAACGTCAGTCACATCCATTAGAGGAAATAAAGGCGCTAAAATTACTATAAAAGCAACAGTAACTACAAATAATGATTTAAAAGTAGTTTCTGGTAAAACAGCATTTAAAATAAATGGAAAAACAATAGGCCAATCAACAGTAAAAAATGGAGTTACAACACTACCATACACAATACCAACAAGTTGGGCTGATGAAACATATAAAATCACCGTTGTTTATGGTGGAAATAATCAATATGCTTCATCAACTGGAACAGGAACACTTGGTTTAGATAAAACTGTTCCTACAAAAACACAAGTTACACCAATAAAAGGTAAACCTGGACAAAAAATCAATATACAAGCAACAGTAACAACACAAAAAGGTGCAAAAGTAACATCAGGAAAAACAGCATTTAAAATAAATGGAAAAACAATAGGCCAATCAACAGTAAAAAATGGAGTTACAACACTACCATACACAATACCAACAAGTTGGAAAGACACAACATATACAATAACAGTAGTGTATGGTGGCTATAACCAATACATTTCCTCAACATCAACAGGGAAATTAACTTTAGAAAAAAGCACTTCAACAAAAGTACTAGTTACATCAATAAATGGAGTAGCTGGACAAAAAATCAATATACAAGCAACAGTAACAACACAAAATGGTGTAAAAGTAACATCAGGAAAAACAGCATTTAAAATAAATGGAAAAACAATAGGCCAATCAACAGTAAAAAATGGAGTTACAACACTACCATACACAATACCAACAAGTTGGAAAGACACAACATATACAATAACAGTAGTGTATGGTGGAAATAGCCAATATCTTTCATCACAATCAACTGGAAAATTAACTCTAAAAAATACACCAACAAAAGTACAAGTATCACCAATAACAGCAGATAGAGGCGATAAAGTAACAATACAAGCAACAGTAACAACACAAAATGGTGTAAAAGTAACATCAGGAAAAATAGCATTTAAAATAAATGGAAAAACAATAGGATACGGAACTGTAGCTAATGGTGTTGCAAAACTTTCTTATACAATTCCAAATTGGACTTATAAAACATATACAATAACGGCAGTATATGGCGGATATAACCAATATAAAAGTTCTGAAGGTACATCAACACTTAAAGTAGTGAAAAAGTCAGATATTCCATCGGGTTTTGAAGCCTATCTTAAAGCTACAAAAAATTGTGAAGTTACAAATAGTAAAATTAAAAATTTGGCTGCAAAATTCAATTCATACACATCCACATTAACTAAAGCAAAGGCAATATTTAATCAACTGAATAAAATTACATCATATAGTGGATATTATAACACAAGATATGGTGCAGTTGGTACTCTAAATCGTGGATATGGAAATTGTGTTGATATGGCACATCTGCTTAATGCAGTTGCACGTGCATCTGGTATTCCAGCAAGATACTGTCATGCAACATGTTACTTCCGCAGTGGACTTGTAACAGGGCATGTATGGTCTGAATTATATGTTGATGGTAAATGGTATAAATGTGATTTAACATCAAATAGTAATTCATTTGGAAGTATTGTGAATTGGAACAGTTGTGGTAGTATAACTAGATATATATCACTACCATTTTAA
- a CDS encoding YbjQ family protein, with the protein MIVTTPYIEGREVQKYFGIVNGEGLIGANVYKDIFSGVRDVVGGRTSTYERELRKTREIALDSMKEKAQQLGANAILNVRIKYSNLGGTMGNTILVSVNGTAVLLD; encoded by the coding sequence ATGATAGTAACAACACCATATATTGAAGGAAGAGAAGTTCAAAAATATTTTGGAATAGTAAATGGTGAAGGATTAATTGGAGCTAATGTATATAAAGATATTTTTTCAGGAGTAAGGGATGTTGTTGGAGGTAGAACTTCTACTTATGAAAGAGAGCTACGAAAAACAAGAGAAATAGCTCTAGATAGTATGAAAGAAAAGGCACAACAACTAGGTGCAAATGCAATATTGAATGTTAGAATAAAATATAGTAATCTTGGTGGTACTATGGGTAACACAATTCTTGTAAGTGTAAATGGTACAGCAGTATTACTAGATTAA
- a CDS encoding DUF308 domain-containing protein — MNINMNSITLIILGIIALCCPFLVSMTYSVFSGFVLLMIALLLFISAINIFKFHRVGGIVAVVLAIISLIFSFIVMFNPALISAFISFLVYISGCIMIISGIYYVFLARLSYNPLLVFGISNILFGSLYIIIGSFIYNPINLSLLIGIWLICTGLFSIIFER, encoded by the coding sequence ATGAATATAAATATGAATTCTATAACATTAATTATACTGGGTATCATAGCTTTATGCTGTCCTTTTTTGGTGTCTATGACATATAGTGTGTTTTCAGGTTTTGTACTTTTAATGATTGCATTACTATTGTTTATCTCAGCTATAAATATATTTAAATTTCATAGAGTTGGTGGTATTGTAGCAGTTGTACTGGCAATTATATCTTTAATTTTCAGTTTTATTGTAATGTTTAATCCAGCTTTAATATCAGCATTTATTAGCTTTTTAGTATATATTAGTGGTTGTATAATGATTATTTCTGGTATTTATTATGTATTTTTAGCTAGATTATCATACAATCCACTATTAGTGTTTGGTATTTCAAATATATTATTTGGAAGTTTATATATAATCATAGGATCATTTATATATAATCCAATAAATCTTAGTTTACTTATAGGTATATGGTTAATATGTACAGGGTTATTTTCTATAATCTTTGAAAGATAA
- the iorA gene encoding indolepyruvate ferredoxin oxidoreductase subunit alpha → MNIKELLDSNKDKKRFMLGNEAAVRGVLESGVSLAATYPGTPSSEIGDILFKVAKDANIYFEFSSNEKVAVEVAASAASSGLRTFSFMKHVGVNVASDSLMTSAYMGVEGSFLLLVADDPSTFSSQNEQDTRHFARQANIPIFEPSNPQEIKDFIHYAYDISDKYNIPVILRTTTRVSHMRGIVKTDTYTKNEVNKGLYENIGLHVPVPEIARTMHKNLIEKIHDLREISNKSPLNQLFDNGADIGIITSGGAYNYVCDVLNQNNVNVNILKLGFTHPFPEDLVKEFLENNSEVLVVEEVDAIHEMETLAVAGTYGINTKIHGKKDGILPEILEYTPDILFNALISLGLIKNNTIEVNNPTKIPLPSRPATLCSGCPHRASFYAARSVINSLNLDVESIHPSDIGCYTLGIAPPYNMANYLMSMGASVGASCGFSKATENQPIISFIGDSTFFHAGIPPLINAIHNKMKFTLVILDNRITAMTGGQTNPGIPVDGMGDEAPAISIESLVKSIGVGFVKIVNPLDVNKMIDTYRDALNYDGVSVIISKYPCNLINKQEIRARNYKIKVDSSKCIHCNKCVNQLACPSINEIDNEIIIDQTCNKCSVCVDVCPTGAIHKE, encoded by the coding sequence ATGAATATAAAAGAATTATTAGATTCCAATAAGGATAAAAAACGTTTCATGTTGGGAAATGAGGCAGCTGTCAGAGGAGTTTTAGAATCTGGTGTTTCATTAGCAGCAACATATCCTGGAACACCATCATCTGAAATTGGAGATATATTATTTAAAGTAGCAAAAGATGCAAACATATACTTTGAATTTTCATCAAATGAAAAAGTAGCAGTAGAAGTAGCAGCTTCAGCAGCAAGTTCAGGTTTAAGAACTTTTTCTTTTATGAAACATGTAGGAGTAAATGTAGCTAGTGATTCTCTAATGACCAGTGCATATATGGGAGTAGAAGGTAGTTTCTTATTGTTAGTTGCAGATGATCCTTCAACATTCTCATCACAAAATGAACAAGATACAAGACACTTTGCAAGACAGGCAAACATACCTATATTTGAACCATCAAATCCACAGGAAATAAAGGATTTTATTCATTATGCATATGATATATCAGATAAATATAATATTCCCGTAATACTTAGAACAACAACAAGAGTATCTCATATGAGAGGAATTGTTAAAACAGACACATATACAAAAAATGAAGTAAATAAGGGATTATATGAAAATATAGGATTACATGTACCAGTACCAGAAATAGCAAGAACTATGCATAAAAATCTGATTGAAAAGATACATGATTTACGTGAAATTTCAAATAAATCACCTTTAAATCAATTATTTGATAATGGGGCAGATATTGGTATAATAACTTCGGGTGGTGCATATAATTATGTTTGTGATGTTCTAAATCAAAATAATGTTAATGTAAATATATTAAAACTTGGATTTACACATCCATTCCCTGAAGATTTGGTTAAAGAATTCTTAGAAAATAACTCAGAAGTATTGGTTGTTGAAGAAGTAGATGCTATTCATGAAATGGAAACATTAGCAGTAGCAGGAACATATGGTATTAACACTAAAATTCATGGTAAAAAAGATGGAATACTTCCTGAAATTCTAGAATATACTCCAGATATATTATTCAATGCTTTAATAAGTCTTGGACTAATAAAAAATAATACTATTGAAGTAAATAATCCAACTAAAATACCTCTTCCATCAAGACCTGCAACATTATGTTCTGGATGTCCTCATAGAGCCTCATTCTATGCAGCAAGAAGTGTTATTAACAGTTTAAATTTAGATGTGGAAAGTATTCATCCATCAGATATTGGATGTTATACATTAGGAATAGCACCACCATATAATATGGCAAATTACTTAATGTCCATGGGTGCAAGTGTAGGAGCAAGCTGTGGTTTTAGTAAAGCAACTGAAAATCAGCCAATTATAAGCTTTATTGGTGATTCAACATTTTTCCATGCAGGAATACCACCACTTATAAATGCAATTCATAATAAAATGAAATTTACGCTTGTAATACTAGATAATAGAATAACTGCAATGACTGGTGGACAAACAAATCCTGGAATACCTGTTGATGGTATGGGTGATGAAGCACCAGCAATATCTATTGAATCTCTAGTAAAATCTATTGGAGTAGGTTTTGTTAAAATTGTTAATCCATTGGATGTTAATAAAATGATTGACACATATAGGGATGCTTTAAATTATGATGGAGTTTCTGTAATAATATCAAAATATCCATGTAATCTAATAAATAAACAAGAGATTAGAGCACGTAACTATAAAATAAAAGTAGATTCTAGTAAATGTATTCATTGTAATAAATGTGTTAATCAATTAGCATGTCCAAGTATTAATGAAATAGATAATGAAATAATAATAGATCAAACATGTAATAAATGTAGTGTATGTGTTGATGTATGTCCAACAGGTGCAATTCATAAGGAGTAG